The DNA segment CTGATCCACAGATTGACATTGATGACTTGAAATATGAGACTGCTTTTGAATCTCCCTTAACTCTATTTGGTTGAGTTAGTTTCCATTAAACGTTTCTTATCAATTttctataattcaaaattattccaagGTAGCCCCTTGTATACCTTGAATTATGAGAAGGTGTATGCTAATCATTGTATGAAACTTCTTGTTTGACCCTTGATCTGTGATCCAATCCAAAAGACCAACTTAAGGTTGCccataattgcttacatccatttcatttgaactttggttgatagttgtctcattggcaatcatacctcatctccttattttcatgtTACAATCATTTGAATAtaagttattctttttttaaactttttacagACATCatcaataaagaaagtttgTCTGTGATGGAAAGATCATGAGTGACAAAGTTCAGGAGTTGTTAATATTGAGATGTCATGGAGTTCACCTGTACCACCTCCCCCACCCCCTGTACTTCCATCCTCATCTTCAACTCCACGAAAGTTAACCAGACAATCAACATATGTCAAACAGATCTGTGATCAAGAAgatgttagaaaatcatttcaTGAAAGATTGGAGAAaaatgtgtatgtaatttattatagaaTCATGATTACTGTTCCTTGATCATGTTTATGATTTTCTTCATTTATAATTGCCTTGTCAGTATAAAGCTAGTATGTAGATACTATCTGCATGTGGACAGAatcatatttatgaaatttcatatATATGACATAGAGATTGCATCTGGATCTAAACttgtgttttttaattgtttttctttatttaactgATAAATGGGCTTATCATATACTTGTATGaaatattactaaaattttacagttcaataacatttaaaaatattaaaaggttTTTAAAGGTTTGCTAGGTTTATTGAACAGATTCCTAAGAACTTCCCAAGCGGGCTGATAAAGGGACCTTTATGTACTGCTTTCGgaatgttatcacatgcctttccatTAGTTTCCGTGACTTTTATCACATGCAACTTCGTGCAtttccggattttttttttcaaacgacAAAACAGCGCGGAAAACCGCAAGTGATTGAATACATTTCACAAAATAGTTGAGGAGCAAATATATGTTGTgacaagataaataaaatgcttttaatattaataaaaacaattaacagacaaccaaatatattttttgaatttaattattGTCTTAAAATTCGTAGAAAGACAAACTTAAATCAATAGTTCTTGTCTGTATTTCTTCTgctgaagtatatgataaaaagatcaatacatgtcatttttcatatcagaccctttATCGGCCCTCGTTCATGATATCATCCCTCGAGcctgcggctcttgggctgatatcaTGACCTAGGGCGGATaaagggtctgatatgaaaaatgccttGTAATAATCTATTCTTATtgtctatgttttttcattttgtagGTTAAAAAGAGATGGGAAGAAAATTGTTATCTCCATGAACAAAGAAGTTACCCCAGTCTTACAAGATGGTCCTAGGTTAGTTATAAATGGagtaaacaataataaattttaaattattttaatcccAACTGATCTCTTTGGGAATACATGTACTActattttttgcaaataattGAAGACTGGcaatttattaataaatcattaaacagacaagaaaataaataaccatttttaaacttgtataataaaaaaaatattcataaattcttacatatttgggttttgtaaatcattttctaaaataaaagataaaaaaaaaaaaaaatcaattttgttttgatgttaaAAATGATGAAGCAAAATATCACATAGGATGCAATTTGACAGATTTAGAAATCAGTAGAATATGAAATGTGACCTACATTTTATGCACGAGTGAAATTTCCATTAAACTTTTCTCATACCGgtatgtttatttctgtgttttattaattatctgtttatatttctataattttagCTGTGGTTTAGTAGCTGTGGTGATGGCAGCACAGTTATTTGATACTAACTTTACATTTCATAGTATTTTTGATGCAGCTAAGCAAAAGGGATTCACACGACAGGGAGAAATGTTCTCaggtaaaattttgaattaaaaacattcTATGCATGACGCTGTGTATTGCATGTGATTTAAGttgtaatatatttaattattccaTTAGGTTTGAAAACatcatttgaattgattgttACCACCTGCAAACAGTTTTGCCAATGTGAGATTTTGCTTTCTGTGGAGTCATTTATTTGGCTGGTATCAGTTTCTATGGTTTGATGAAAactattttgatgaaaattattgtattcatgaatattcaatttattatttttagcaGTCTGGATACATTAATACTTTAGAAAATGTggaatttgttgaacatttgaattcctTTTTCTACAGTATCCACGAAATCCAAGATACCTAGTATCAGTAGTCTTAATAATAACAGTATGTATTATTAAGAAGTGCAATTTTGactgacaaaatcaaagttGACCATTGAATAAAAGATCAAAGTATAATTAGCCATGCAAATAAatcttgatttttctttttagcaAGCAACATGAAACAGTTGGTGGAGGACATGATCCCTGATGCTAGAGTTACTTCCCTTGATATGGATACTGGTCCAGAATTGCTAATCAATCATTTGGTAAAAGGAGATGTTTGTCTTATACCGTATCCTTcaagtgtataaaaaaaaaacccacaaaaatatgaaaaatttatatacaatatattattatacaaattgCTCTCTCTTTGCTTTTTAGAAATATTGGAAGCACATTATACTAAAGATGTGCGCAAGATCTTTatttttacaaccctataaaattacaaaaagaatcattcaattttttaatcTACATTTTGAGGCAACAACCATGAAATTAAGAGTTgtataaaatttttgtttgtttttctatggatttaaaaaaaaaactttatcatgGACAGCACATGCAAACATAGCTGAtgtattttatacaaaatataaaataagatattgAAGTGCTTTGGGATTGTTTTCAGCCAATCTTAATTCAGGTTTCTAATAAACCAACCATGTGactttattgtttaaaatataaaacaacacTTGAGAAAAACCCAAcataaatatgttattaaaacgtaggtgtttttaaaaatttagataTTGTCCTTAATCTTACTCAGATATGATTCAGATTTTAATTTCGAACCCTGTAATAAAAAGGGTCATAAAGCACACTGGGCTTTACTCACAGGTATGTCCAAGTATTGAACTATTTACTTTACagcagattttgttttttatttgaaaaaggaaTGTGTTCTCTTTCCTATAGTGGAGAAGTGTACAAAATCATCTCCCCTATGGTTTGATCCAAGGCTAGGTTAAATTTTGATACTCTAAAGTAGATATATCTATCATTGAGAGAAAAGGCAGTTTTGCAAGGAGCCATGATAATTTACTGTAATGATATATCTTCCTGGAGGATGCTACTAGTAAAAATCAACATACTAGTAATAGCTTTATGGGATATATACAATTGGATATCAGTTCATATGTAAAATGTTTCCAATTTACAGATACCATTTCTCTTCACtggaaattttattttctaacatttgtttattcaacatattttaaaatgctttaTAATTAATGTTGTGAAGAGATAACTTCTATtttaacatatacattttcgtCATCTcccttatttctttatttcattagTTTCAGCCAAATTATCTCCCattgtagattcttaatttcaCTAGTTTCAACCAAGTTATTTCCAAGTTTTGATTCTTAATTTCACTAGTATTAAATGGGTTATCTCCCATTATAGATCCTTAATTTCACCAGTTTCAACAGAGTTAGCATCTTATTGTAAATTCTTTATTTCACTAGTTTAAGCAAAGTTATCtcggtccgtgtaacacttatcaattcaaagttttaaaaagttttgaaattttagatttttggaattttgatcaaagttttaaaatatcaaaatttcaaattgtgtcaaagttttgaaattttgaaattttaaccaaattattaaaatatcaaaattctaaatatcgtttataaatttgatagtttagaaatttgaccaaaattttaaaatactaaacctaacgcgcaattttgattatttcactttttgaaagtttgattttttaaatgtttgcttaaaatatcaaaatagaaaaggggcAATAAGAGGGATACCTGAAAAAGCGAAACGAAATAAAAGCGGAACGAAACGAaataatatgaattaaaaacatactgatacttaaaagttttttgtatgaaataaaacggaCAGTTGAAAGCGGTGAAAAATtggatgacaaaattaatatttcttaaaagaagataattcatttaaaaaccagacgtacggctctgatattgaccattttacctgctggtttttCTAGCACCCATATTTTAGGAGAAACAGGAGTAACAGTAAAAACTGAACAACTCGCAGTAGGTCAAATAGTATGGTTATGTTGAGCATGTATGTACATTTTCTACTAAACTCTAAGCCATAAAAAGGCCTAATACACGATGTATTATctcttttgatttgattttttttctgttttgctttACGACTTCTTACTTTCTGCAATCATGTTGGCTAAAGAATATATCATTCCATGTACAGAATGAAAGATCATCTTAAACGTTTTATCTGTTCTTTGTAAGTTGTTTGCCCTAAGCTTTAAGCGTTCCGTAAGGAGGTCGatcaagaaaagcgcttcatGATATACTGAATGCATGGTTTAAGGTTGTGCTAGTCCACATGTTGGgaggtttttaatataatcttttttacGCTGAAATTAAGACGGAAATAGGATCCAATATCAGCAAATTGGAGCCAAGATACTGTTACAAGGTACTACAAAACTCATCACAGATGGATACTGGAATATAAATTTTGCCGgtttttgcgccagacgcgcgttttgtttacaaaagacttatcattgacactcgaaccaaattaagttaaaaaggcaaataaagtcaaataaaattgaaaaggccaaataaagtaaacttttaaatccAACTTATAGCtctggttttgtaaaagttgaaacctttcatatcatatataaacgtataccataatcattattttcacgagcattcatatttatgtaataattaccgctgtactacattaagcacccaacttgcattcatgtttatgtaatagTTAAACGCAGAATTTGAAGTAAAGAATTCACATACGGAAcgctgaaactgaaatttgaaattcaagcaAAATAAGAACGAAATGAAGGTGTTTGACCAAAgtgaagttaaaacatatttttaaaaatccatcTATAAGGGCAACTTTGTCCTCGGAAGTTGAATCTTACGTTTCTTCGTAATTTGTATGTAAGCAACCTATTTTTAATTAtcgattttttgttgttgccagtgacaaatatttcatgaatgttctggaacaaattaacaataaatgcaACAGGGAGAGAGTGTGCATAATGAGGACATATAAAacctttcaattagtttaattgaggtctggagctggcgtATGACAGTAACTGCTAGCCTTATGTATAGCTAGcctttgttattttatcatCATTGTCATGCATGTTAATTAGTTTCTTAGTTTGTTTCCTTTTCTGACATAggacttgtatttcctattgAAGTGCGTTTTACTGTTCGTATTACTGTGTGTTTTACATTctttattggctagaggtataggggagggttgtgatctcacgaaacatgttaaaccccgccgcatttgtgcgcctgtcccaatacaggagcctctgtccttctaagtcttgtatgattttgattttagttcattgttatgtttcggagtttagtattacgTCTATAATCGCTGAACCAGTACACTTTTTtgtctaggggccagctgaaataCGCCTAGGccatagttattatatttttagttttacgaaattttttgacaaaaccaatGGGTAGTAggacgaaagaaaaaaaaaaaatgctgctgctgatttttttttaataccaatcgtcaatatcaatttttttttttatttcaccaggAGATTTTCTACTAGTGAAacaactaatttttttttcttgataaggtttgaattgaaaatcaatgtGCAACAACTTACcaaatcaccatttttttttttttgcatgaaaaacaATGGGTCGGAggagaaaaataattaaaaaataacattt comes from the Mytilus trossulus isolate FHL-02 chromosome 3, PNRI_Mtr1.1.1.hap1, whole genome shotgun sequence genome and includes:
- the LOC134710453 gene encoding actin maturation protease-like codes for the protein MSWSSPVPPPPPPVLPSSSSTPRKLTRQSTYVKQICDQEDVRKSFHERLEKNVLKRDGKKIVISMNKEVTPVLQDGPSCGLVAVVMAAQLFDTNFTFHSIFDAAKQKGFTRQGEMFSASNMKQLVEDMIPDARVTSLDMDTGPELLINHLVKGDVCLIPYDSDFNFEPCNKKGHKAHWALLTGFGLVLDSSVSDQKGLTVDDSCVVNVASDTILSNTLLDDAEDILVYGLQGKSQYPGVWSLSSIIASNRNLVEVGPNKQDDDIGYILPEEGIEKALCSKALVLSRGNLNQQ